Proteins from one Sarcophilus harrisii chromosome 2, mSarHar1.11, whole genome shotgun sequence genomic window:
- the LOC100933782 gene encoding speedy protein E5-like: protein MFSVRIPRVGISTRPAREASAPQDSSPLASTSTSPGYIPKLKALRKRDLKRGMWAVTSMEGTKLCMKKRRRANFRPEDQEAFYRLLEDPVIQSFLEADVFLRVSDKYLLSMVVEYFGRVGLPGDCYNRIHFFLALYIACDMEEDNPVSKWSIFPFVLGKEDWPILYKEFLRLQAEFFHAMGGRAWVTPEICEEIQAQNPLHWVWTRERHYLP, encoded by the exons ATGTTCTCAGTAAGGATCCCCAGGGTGGGGATCAGCACAAGACCTGCTCGGGAGGCTTCAG CCCCACAGGACAGCAGCCCTCTGGCCTCCACATCCACCTCCCCAGGGTATATTCCTAAGCTGAAGGCCTTGAGGAAGAGGGATCTGAAGAGGGGCATGTGGGCTGTCACTAGTATGGAAGGAACCAAGCTCTGcatgaagaagagaaggagagccAATTTCCGCCCTGAGGATCAGGAAGCCTTCTACAGACTTCTTG AGGATCCTGTCATCCAGAGTTTCTTGGAGGCTGACGTTTTCCTAAGAGTGTCTGATAAG TATCTGCTTTCCATGGTGGTTGAATATTTTGGTCGAGTGGGACTCCCAGGAGACTGTTATAATAGAATCCACTTCTTCCTGGCTCT CTATATTGCTTGTGACATGGAGGAAGACAACCCTGTCTCTAAGTGGAGCATTTTCCCTTTTGTGCTTGGAAAGGAAGACTGGCCCATCCTCTATAAAGAATTCCTGAGGCTACAAGCAGAATTCTTCCATGCAATGGGTGGCAGAGCCTGGGTTACTCCAGAGATATGTGAAGAG ATCCAGGCCCAAAATCCGCTTCACTGGGTCTGGACCCGAGAACGGCACTACCTCCCCTAG